Part of the Haloarcula sp. H-GB4 genome is shown below.
TGGAACTGAATCACTCAAGACCGGCTGGTTCTCGTAATCTGTGAGCGACGATTGTTCCGATCTCTGCTACTCTTCTGATGCATCATATAACAGATCAAATGCTGGGTTTCGATACAGTACCAGTTTTCACGACAAGGACTGGGTCATCAGTGAGCGTTCTGGTCTTGGCCATTGCTGGCAATGCGTTCCAGCGCTGACAGAGTCCCGGGGCGTAATCCTCACCGTTCATTCACTGATACCATTTCGGGGTAATATCGGGACTGTGTTGGTTAGCTTATCCGTCGGTGTCATTATATACTCCGACCTAATCTACGTCGAAAAACTCAGGTACCTGAGGTAACTCAGGTAAATAAGGCAAAATAGCTAAGTCACCTAAGGTGGTTCAGTTAGCTATGAGTGGTGATGCAATGACGCCACGTGCAGTCAGCGTCGGCGTCCTCAAAGGCGGTTTCGGCAAGACTACGACAGCAATCAACCTAGCGCGCGAACTTGCACACCGGAACAAGCGCGCGCTGCTGGTCGACCTTGATGATAACGGCCATATGACGCTCATCCTCGGTCACGACGACGCGTATCGGGGTGAACGCTGGAACACAAACCACGCCGCTGATGTACTACTCGACGGCGCGGACCCACACGATTACATTACGCAGGTGAGCGATGGTCTCGATTTGTTCCCTGCGCACGTCGACCTGGAGGATGTCCAGTCCGGGCTCAAGGAGGCAACAATGGGGACGACACGCCTGAAAGAAGAACTCGTCAGCGAATTGCTTGGCGAAACCTACGACTACATAATCATCGACTGTCCAGCGAACCGCGGGAAACTCAACGACAACGCGATGTACGCAACGGGGAACATCATCATTCCATTGCGGCCGGAGAACGGCTACGAGACCGGCCTTACGAATACGGTCCAGCGCCTAGTCATCGAGGCTCGTGAGTACTTCGACCTCGACATCCTCGCCGTCACGCCGACAGACCTCAGCGGCCGCATCGACCAAGAGACACGTGACCGCCAACTTCTGCGAGAGATGACGACCCGTGAAGCCGTCGCAAAGCACGTTCCCAACTACGCGTACATTCCACCGGAGGACTGGGACGCCATCGACAACGGCTCATATGATGGCGATTTGCCGGGTATCCGCCACCGCGCGGCCATCGACAATGCAAACGACGAGGGCGTGCCATTGCGTGACTACGATGCCGAGTGTGATCAACTCCAGTGCTACGACGAACTCGCACAAATCGTCGAAACCGGGGAGGTGCGTCGCTGATGGGCTTCGACGATCTCGAAGATGCCGCGGCCGAGCAGGACGGTGACAATGCTGACACTGCTGACGATGCGGTTGAGGCGGAATCAAGAGCGATGCCAGATACGACTCAGACCGACCGCCGACAGTCCGAACAGTCTACAGACAACAGTGACGATTGGAAACGTCGACCGGCGTTTCCCTATGACGACGCTTCTCAGGAGGCTATTTACCCACGCTCAGATACGTGGGACGAGTTCGAGGATATGCTTGACTTCGAAGTGAAGCGCGAACTCCGCGACGCTGGCCTGCGGGATATCCCGAAGCGGGAGTATCATGAGGCACTCCTCAAACTCGCTATGGAACACCCACAACGGCTCGCTGAACTGGTCAAAAACGGACGGAAAAAGTGAGCCTCACCTCGATATGCCGCTCAACTACTTCCTCCGACACCACACTCGCTGTTCCACGTAGTACCCGACTTTCCTGAACCCGCTGCGCCAGAAATATGACTCCCGAATCTCAGGATACCGCTCCAGTAAGTACCCGCCTGGATGCGATTTGAATTGATGAAGCCAGCCAAAACAGAGTGCCAGTACTAGCAACCATGCCGTCGCTTCGTCCGACCCGACATCCGGTGTCACGAGCGGCAAATCGATATCAATTGCCTCGTACCAAACTGACGGTCGCTTCGATTGGCCGTCGTCGACGAGCTCGACTAAGTGAAGCTCCTCAAGTTCGGTCAGGTTTCGGTGAACCTGACTCACATCTCGCTCAACGAGGCGAACTGTCTCGCGGATACTGTCAGGGTCGTGCTGAACGATCGCCCGCAAGAGTTCGAGCGACTTTGGTCGAGTGACTCGATGGACATCAGCTGGGTCGTGATACACGACTTCGAGATGTGGGTCAGGCGTTCCGCATCGATCGAGTGCAGCGAGGGTATCTTCAAGACCATCGTCACTACTCTCTTGGAATCGGATACGGTGCGTGCGGCCGGTCGTGCTTGAATTACTAGGTGTGGCCCTGATCAACCCCCTCTGATTTGAACGGCTGGAAGAGTGGTTGGTGGCAATCAAACTTGACGTCGACAACCGTGCTATCAGCACGATGCTTGTGATGGTGTGCTGCATCGGGATGGTTGGGAAGGTTATTATACAGGATGATGGTCTCGCCGGCTGCGTTCCCGTACTGCATCGAGTACTTGATGCCCTCTGGATAGCAGTCGGATATGTGGACCTGATAGGCAGTGATCTCAACGGAGCGGTCGCCGAAGTCCCGTGTGACGTTGATAAGTTGCTGTGCATCGTCTCCCTGTCACAGGTGTTGGTACGCACCACAATACCACTGATCGTTAACTACTCGTGACACTTTCGCAGTCTCCGATGCCAGGTTTAACCCAAGCGAGAGTGCGGTCATCACAGTGCTGAGCACGGGGGAGACACCAGCGCTACAGTTGGGGCTGGTCAATGACGACAGTGCTACAGCGGGGACAGAGCAGGCGGTCGGAGTGGACTGAATCGTCCATGATCCAGTCTCCGTCAATCGGGCTGGCGTGCTCGCAGGTTGGACAAAACAGCGCTGTTTTTGAAAACTGCTGGTTAGAGTCGCTGGTGCGGGGTATCGAGAAGGTCATGCGGTCGGGGAGTAGGTATGGCCGAGGACGGCACAGACGATATTCAATACAGTCAGTGCACCGGTCAGTAGAGGCTGTGCTGTAACAATGTCCGTCGCAAGTATACCCACAATAACAAATGGGAGTGGGATACTCGCCCAGAAGGCGATTCCCTGGAAGACGGAGACGATTGTTTCGACGAGCATCGCCAACGGTGGTCGGAAGCTCGATTCGATAGCAGGTGGGCGTGGGAGAGAGGAATCGGAGGTCGACATTGGAGTTTCGCGTACTACTCTAATGCACTGGCATCCCCATATAAAGCGCAGACCATCAGCGTATATTTGATTCACTTCACTGTCTACCGGATAGTTTAGCACTTTTTACGACGGTGAGAAACCGTCTCAAAATTCTTTAGAGGTTTTACAATTGGCTATAAACAGATCAATCTTGTTGGATGGTATCCCGATATCCTGATCGGTCAGCCCCTGCTTGTAGATGGAACTGACCCGTCCCCGAACAGAACAAGCAGCAAATGAAAGCTGCCTCGCACGGGTTCACTGAAAGCTAACCACCAGACCAGAGCAGTCACCGGAGCGTTGGTTCGCATAACAGCAGCAGTTCTGTAGAGATGATCATTTCGCGAAACAAGTGACTTACTCGAGACGAGAGGGAGGCAAATTATCCAATCCACACTCCCCCGTTTCGAGTGCCGTCTTGGCATGGGAGCAGTCAGACATACGTTAACCAACATACGCCCGGTGGTCGGTTGTGTTGGCTAGCCACGTGGGCCGCGATCAAGGCCGGTCACAAACCAGCGCCTTTTCTTCTCAAGCGGCTGGTCAGAATTCTCGCAGACAGTACACCCGGCGTCCGAAGGGGACGTGCCTTTCAGGTACTTCATCCGGATGGCTGTTGCCCGCTATTTCGCTTGTCGTCGTTGGCTCTGTTGAACTTCTCAGCGGGTAGCAAGTCCTAGCCCGATTATGGCCAATACAGAGAGTGTGTTCAGCCAACCGTCCCCGTCTATGCGCTGTAGTCTTTGAACGAGGGCTGTATTCTTCAATCGAGGGAGACCGATCTCCCCTAAGAAGTAGCAGTAGATATGAGTCAAGAAGGACAACCATCAACTATGGGAAACTTGGTTGGTTCAGTCAAGCATATCCATACAGCCCCGAAAACGGGTGGAGGCCCGAAATCACGAGATTCCGTCGAAGCTGTCGCAGGCCGGGGTCTCAAAGGGGATCGATATTTCAAAGGCGATGGAATCTACAACGAACGAGAGGAGCTTGAACCGAGTGACATCACCCTTATCGAGGCTGAAGCACTGGACGCTGCGGCTGAAGATTACAACGTAGACTTCGAACCCGGCGCACACCGTCGGAATATCACGACGCGAGGGGTCCCACTCAACCACCTCGTTGGGGAACGCTTCCAAGTCGGCGAGGCAGTGCTTGAGGGAACTGGTCTGTGTGAGCCCTGCGGCTACATGGAGTCCCTCGCGGACCAACCCAACGCTGCGGAGGCACTCACACACCGTGGGGGTCTCGATGCATGGATCATCGAATCTGGGGAGATTAGTGTCGGTGACGACGTCATTTGGTAGAAAGCGGAACTGTCCATAGTTGGCTGATATTCTGACCGATCTCTGACGACGCGGTTTTTTCGATGGTACTCAATCAGAATCGAGGCACGCATCAAAACCAGTCTCCGAGGTTATGTAGCAGGCCTATCTGACCGAGACGTGGCGTCACACCTGTTGTGACCGAGCACATCGCTGTCGTCGCTCCGTTCGTGTTATGATGAAACCAACACGTGAATCAGAACGGGAGTGACAAGTGCTCTGCGGGGATGGAGTTCCGCACGGTTACGAGCGGATCGACGACTTGGCTTATTTCGAGTCCGCCAACGAGACTCGAAAAGAGGTACGCCTCGGTCTTTGATATGTCGTGATCGGCTTGCAAGAGGTCGAGGACATCACTGTTAGCCAATTTGACTGCTTCTTCCATCGTGTCGGCGCTGGCGATTGATTTGATGTTCTCACCCGTATCCACAATGGGACGGTCAAGTCCGATATCGGGGTCCGAAATCACTGAAACCGTGACATCGATTTCGGTCCCAATTTCGGCACCTGTTCCACACATTTCTCCATCGGCCATAGCGGCCTTGGAGTCGCCCATCGCCAACATTGCCCCATCTTGAAATACGGGGAAATAAGCAGTGGTACCGCCGGTCATATCGGTGGTATCGAGGTTCCCACCGTGGTTGTGGGGGGTCAATGTTGTGATGCTCTCTTCTGCGGTAGCTACACCGATTGTCCCGATTACAGGCTCGATCAGAATCTCATGACCGTCGAATTCAATTGTGTCGCCGTCGACTTCAGTGATTCGGGTAGCGGGGTGTTCAATCTCCTCGTCGTCCTGTAGCAATCCGAAGTCCGGCGTCGTGACGACCCGACCCTGACCCTCGTTGACCCGAACCGCTTCTATTTCGACCTCCAAGAGGTCACCCGGTTCAGCACCCTCTACCGCGATTGGGCCGGTCGCTGCGTTTACTTCTTCGGGAATCGAATCAAGGAGGTCGTCGTCAGTCTGAATCGTTTTATTGAGACTATCGATAGTCTCGATTGTGAGCGACTCCCCGTCAGTAGCCGTATAGACGGGATCCATCTCCGGAGAAAACTCGTAGATGTGACCGTCCTCATCGTATGAGATGCTTCGACGTGCCATATGGGATCTCTTCGGACAAATGCCACAAAAAGCCTCCCCGATGTGCTGGTACGCGCTGTCAAAAAGCCAAACCATCCCTAAACTGGAGCGGACCGGGCTATCCATCCAGCCGACGCCTACCCGGGCTCGACAGGTCTAATTCAGTGGTGAGACGGATCTGTCACACCTGTTGTGACCACTGGAATCGCTGTGGTCGCTCCGTTCGTCTTATGATTACGCACTCACTGCTAAAAAGATAGGTCGCTCCCGGTTCCTGCAACTAGTAGACAGCGGCGTCGGCGGCGGCAGGGCACGTGCCACCACGTCCAACGGCGTCGATTCAGATTCTAGTCGTGCGTGGCACAGGGTTAGGGTGACGACTCCACCACAACGGGTGTGACGCCGCTCGTCGTGGCTGGACGGCTGCGGGCCTGAATGAATGAGTGCCTTCGGAAACCACTCCACAGCGGTCGAATAAGGTCCGGCACAGGCACCGAAGTGCCATACATACTCTCCATTTCTCCCATCTCTCTCCCACAGCCCAGAGCCTGATTTTCAAGCTGTCGAGAGGCGTATTCCGTTCAAAACGCGAGGCAAAAGTTATAATTGTACTGACTAACTATACCCGTAGTACCAGAACAAAGCTTTTCACTTTGTCCTGGGGAATTGTCAGAGGCACGCAATACAGTCTCTCGCCGGTTTTGGCGGGTGGCTGTACTGTGAACGATACCGACTTGAACTCCCCGACAACAACAATTATGAAAGAGTGCTGCATATATTCTGGCAGGGTACCAGTCGGTAATCACCTGCCCAGTAATCACGTGCCTCTGACAACATCAACCGACTGGGTTCCCACTTTGAGGTACTGTTTGACGGCGCTCTGTAGATTGTTGGGGCATTATTTCTCACCCCCAGTAGCGACAGGGTGGGGCCACTCATGCAGGCCTGCGAGTGTGTCTGCCTGCCGTTGGAGTAGTTGTGTGCCAGCGTCAGTCAACGTATACCGCTCGTGCGAGCGTCAAGTTCGTCGCGATTGATGATGTTCCGTTCGAGCTTCTAGTAGGGACGACTGTGATTAATCGGGCCGGCGTAGCGCTCGTCGAGGTAGTGCTTGGGCGCGAAACCGTAGGGATCCTCGTTGACCGCGGCGCTGGCTTCCAGCATATCGCGCCGGAAGCCCGTCAGTGCGTAGTGGGTCGTCATTGGTGGCCTCCGGCGGGATGCCTCTGGCCCAGACTGGGACAAGACATGGAGAAAAGTCGGAGGCGCGCGTGACCGGAAGTCGATTACTTGGTTTAACTTATTTTGTGTGGTTATCACTGCTGATACTTAGGACGATATTTTCATGTACGCATGTATCCAAGTACAGGTATGTCAGAGAGTGCTGCTACTCCATCGCTTCCTCAGAACTGGGAAACGCTTGCAGTTCATCACTGGGATGGCGACACCGAGCTCATCGTAGAGCTTGCAGAGGTTCTGGAGAAGTTATCTACTGATGACGTACCAGTACTGGACGAGTATGTTGACGCGGAGTCGCTCTGCAACGGGCTTCAGGCAGTAGCGGGGCGACAGTTTACCGAGGTTCGTTTTTCTGTTGAGACGCATGAAGTCCGGATTCGTCAAAATGGAGCAATAGAAGCTCAACGGCAGCTACATCCCGAATAGACAGGAGCTGTGGGTGTCCGGTTTAAGTATTTGCTCTCATCCGTCTTTAGCTAAGAAAGGACCGATGTGATTGCGACGGCTTATTGTGGGTACTTTTGAGAGGAACGAGGAGGCGGTGTGCAACAAGACATCTCGAACTTCTTCACGGTGGTCTTGGTTAGCCACAACCCAGCGACCCACTCACTCCCTAACAATCTGATTCCCTTGTCGACACCATACGATGAAACGGTGGTTACACCTGCTTAGAGAACTCAAAAGAAGCGGTCAGCGACGAGGCGGTATTCTGCTACTATCTCGATCAAATCCAATTGTTGAAACCACTGCGTGTTTATCTGTCAGGGGCATTGTCCGCGGCCCCGTTTGCGGCCGAAGTCGCATTTGCTGCGACCCCGGCCTCACTGCTGCCAGGGGCCATATCACTGATTGACTCGCCGAGACCACCAGACTCTCCCCCGGCCGTGGAACTGACCTCGCCTGAATTATCCACACCCTCTGCAGGTGTAGCCATCGCAAGGGTCACGACAGAAATCGACATATGGCATGATTTCGTGAGGAATACTTCTATAGCTTGAGACAGTTCCACTCAGATTTTCCCAACGCATGATCCAACGGTAGCGAAAGTCTCGTCTGTTGCGTTGATCGCTGTTCTCACTGGCTGTATCGTCTTCCCGCTCTTCACGGTGATACTGACACTACTGGTAGCCAGTACTGGTGATAGCTTTGGAGTTCAGCGTGTCTCACTACTGCTAACAGTGCCGGCACTCGCGGCTGTTGTCCTCTAGGTCTGTATGCTTTCGCCCAAGAGACGCATCTTTCATCGTGGACGACGTATCGATGGTCGTACCCTATGCCTTGGTAAGCTGGCAGACCGTCAGTCTAGACTACTCCCAGCGGCTGGGGAAGGCCGTCACCCCTTATTACCGGCTTAGGGTCATCTTCGTAGTTACTTCGCTCTTGAGCCGACACCACGAAATAATGTCATAACTAAAGAATAGTTGAGTAGATGATGAACGGCTGCTACATACAGAGCGCGTATCGGTCACCGGTTCGGCACACGATTTCAGCGACTTGAATTGCTCAGTACGGAGTGTAACAAACGGTCGACAGAATTAGAATCAACAAATGTCTCCGATGGATTCTCACCGAGGACAGACCGCTCTATTCGCTGATCTCACTCAGTGATTGCAATCGGGGTCGAACCGGCAACGATGGCGCCCGTAGCGAGTATCGCAGCCGAAAGCGCGACGAAATCCCCACCGGGTGAATAGCCGGCTAACCCTGCACCCACCTGAACGATGAACACAGTGATGAAGTAACTAATGATGCCGAACACCAGCAAAACCATTGATGCGATAACACTACTGACTAACATGCCGAACGAGTCTAGCAAGCCCATTTCACCTGATAGACTCTTGACTGCCATTTACCAGTTGGGACATATCCACAGGAAGTCAGACCGATTCGCAGCTCAGTCATTATTGACAGCTCGAGCGTCTGGACACCCACAATACCCGAATAATTCCCATCCATACCGAGCCGGATTTTCAACAGCGTGTAG
Proteins encoded:
- a CDS encoding ParA family protein, whose protein sequence is MSGDAMTPRAVSVGVLKGGFGKTTTAINLARELAHRNKRALLVDLDDNGHMTLILGHDDAYRGERWNTNHAADVLLDGADPHDYITQVSDGLDLFPAHVDLEDVQSGLKEATMGTTRLKEELVSELLGETYDYIIIDCPANRGKLNDNAMYATGNIIIPLRPENGYETGLTNTVQRLVIEAREYFDLDILAVTPTDLSGRIDQETRDRQLLREMTTREAVAKHVPNYAYIPPEDWDAIDNGSYDGDLPGIRHRAAIDNANDEGVPLRDYDAECDQLQCYDELAQIVETGEVRR
- a CDS encoding DUF6516 family protein, with amino-acid sequence MNVTRDFGDRSVEITAYQVHISDCYPEGIKYSMQYGNAAGETIILYNNLPNHPDAAHHHKHRADSTVVDVKFDCHQPLFQPFKSEGVDQGHT
- a CDS encoding MOSC domain-containing protein codes for the protein MGNLVGSVKHIHTAPKTGGGPKSRDSVEAVAGRGLKGDRYFKGDGIYNEREELEPSDITLIEAEALDAAAEDYNVDFEPGAHRRNITTRGVPLNHLVGERFQVGEAVLEGTGLCEPCGYMESLADQPNAAEALTHRGGLDAWIIESGEISVGDDVIW
- a CDS encoding acetamidase/formamidase family protein, whose product is MARRSISYDEDGHIYEFSPEMDPVYTATDGESLTIETIDSLNKTIQTDDDLLDSIPEEVNAATGPIAVEGAEPGDLLEVEIEAVRVNEGQGRVVTTPDFGLLQDDEEIEHPATRITEVDGDTIEFDGHEILIEPVIGTIGVATAEESITTLTPHNHGGNLDTTDMTGGTTAYFPVFQDGAMLAMGDSKAAMADGEMCGTGAEIGTEIDVTVSVISDPDIGLDRPIVDTGENIKSIASADTMEEAVKLANSDVLDLLQADHDISKTEAYLFSSLVGGLEISQVVDPLVTVRNSIPAEHLSLPF